The genomic stretch AACGCAGCGGAACCCTGTGGGAGGGGAGATTCCGTTCCTGCATTATCCAACAGGAGACCTACCTTCTTACCTGTCAAAGATACATTGAGATGAACCCGGTTCGGGCCGGAATGGTGCAACACCCTGGCGAGTACCGCTGGTCGAGCTACAGCGTAAACGGCCAAGGCGAAAAATCCAAGCTGATCAAACCACATCCACTGTACACGGAGTTAGGGGAAACTGACGAAACAAGGGCGCATGCCTATAGAGCCTTATTTCAGGCAGAATTGGACCCAGGTGAAATTGATAAAATCCGCAAAGCCACCAATGGAAATTTTTCCCTTGGGGATACTCGGTTTCATGCGGAG from Candidatus Electrothrix communis encodes the following:
- a CDS encoding transposase — protein: MPRRPRIIVPGTPLHIIQRGNNRQACFFAEEDYLFYLDWLKGYAKRAHCAVHAYVLMTNHVHLLVTPKKKDSAGLLMKRLGQRYVQYINRTYQRSGTLWEGRFRSCIIQQETYLLTCQRYIEMNPVRAGMVQHPGEYRWSSYSVNGQGEKSKLIKPHPLYTELGETDETRAHAYRALFQAELDPGEIDKIRKATNGNFSLGDTRFHAEISQMLGRRVIPGKAGRPKKKTP